GCTAGATGCCACAACCATTTTGTCTTTAAAAAATGAAGCAGCCTTTTTATCGTCAATTATTCTCTCGCTTAGTTCTTTGTGTAAAATTCTTTCTCCAGCCATTTTAAATAGTCGAGTTGATCCTATACAAATCTATTATGATTTATTTCTTAACTACAGCGACATAAGTAAAATGTTTGTGGTATAAAGCAGGATCTTTTAAACGAAGACATGGCTAACCAAAAGGTTAAAAGTGAAGTCAGACTTCCTAAGACCGGAGTCTGACTATACTATACCTGCCTCTACTTCCTCATATTAATTACTTGATGCGTTACGAGAACGAATATTATTAATGAAGCCATCTATATGCGATAGATAATCACTGCCATCGGCTTTTAAAGTCTTTACAAATGCAGATCCTACGATTGCTCCATTTGCATATTTACTTGCCCGCATAAAAGACTGATTATCTGAAATTCCAAAACCAATAATTAAAGGGTTTTTCAAATTCATTGATTTCACTCTTTCGTAATATGAAGTAATTTTATCTGACACATCTAAGGCACTTCCCGTAGTAGCAGAAGATGACAACAGATAAATAAATCCAGATGACAAATCATCAATTTTTCGGATTCGTTCTTCTGAGGTTTGCGGCGTTACTATAAAAATATTGCTTAAACCGTTGTCCAGAAAATCATTTTTGTATAATTCTTCGTATTCATACATTGGTAAATCCGGAACGATAATGCCGTCAACCCCAACTTCACGGGCTTTTGTACAAAATTCTTTAACTCCATATTGAATCATTGGATTAACATAGCCCATTAATAAAATAGGAATGTTTACTCTTTTGCGTAAGTCTTTTAGCTGTTCGAAAAGGACTTTGACTGTCATTCCATTCTCTAAAGCTCTTTGCGAACTGGCCTGAATTACCGGTCCATCAGCTACGGGATCTGAATATGGGAAACCTATTTCCAGAAAGTCTGCTCCTGCAGCTTCTAGTTTTTCGGCTATTCTTAGTGTAGCATCCAGCTCAGGATATCCCGCTGTAAAATATATAGATAGAATATTCTCTTTTTTCTCTTGAAAAAGCTTTTGTAATCTGTTCATTTCGTGTTTCGTTGTTCGTGTTTCGTTTCTCGTTATTCGTTCCTCGTTATTCGATGAACTAAAAAGCGACAGACGATATTTTATAAATTAAAATACTTCATAAAAGTTGCCAGGTCCTTATCTCCTCTTCCCGACAAACAAACCACTACATTTTCACCACCTTCGAATTTCATTTTCTCCAACTGAGCCAATGCATGTGCCGATTCTATTGCCGGTATTATTCCCTCTAGTTTTGACAATAACATACAAGCCTGCAAAGCTTCATCATCCGTAATACTTACATATTCGGCTCTCTTCACTTTATGTAAATGTGCATGCTGAGGCCCTATTCCAGGATAATCCAAACCGGCAGAAATAGAATATGGTTCTACTACCTGACCATCTTCTGTTTGCATTAATATTGTTTTTGAACCATGTAACACCCCTTCTTTTCCTAATTTTGATGTTGCGGCAGAATGTCCTGATTCTATACCCAATCCGGCAGCTTCAGCAGCAATCAGTTTAACATTTTCATCATCAAGAAAATGATAAAACATTCCCATGGCATTACTTCCTCCGCCCACACAAGCCAACACATAATCAGGAAATTCTGATCCGGTATGCTCTTTTAATTGCTTTTTGGTTTCTTCGGAGATGATTGATTGAAATTGAGCTACCATCTCTGGATAAGGATGGGGCCCCACTACCGAACCTATAATGTAATGAGTATCTTCCGGATTGTTTATCCAGTCTCTCATTGCCTCATTTGTAGCGTCTTTTAAGGTTTTACTTCCAGACGTAGATGGTATAACCGTTGCTCCCATCATTTTCATACGAGCTACATTTGGAGCCTGACGTTCTATGTCTATCTCTCCCATATACACTACACATTCCAACCCTTTTAACGCACACACTGTAGCCGTTGCTACGCCATGCTGTCCGGCACCTGTTTCTGCTATAATCCTCTTCTTACCTAGTTTTTGGGCCAATAAAATTTGCCCTACTGTATTGTTAACTTT
This genomic interval from Pseudopedobacter saltans DSM 12145 contains the following:
- the trpA gene encoding tryptophan synthase subunit alpha, with the translated sequence MNRLQKLFQEKKENILSIYFTAGYPELDATLRIAEKLEAAGADFLEIGFPYSDPVADGPVIQASSQRALENGMTVKVLFEQLKDLRKRVNIPILLMGYVNPMIQYGVKEFCTKAREVGVDGIIVPDLPMYEYEELYKNDFLDNGLSNIFIVTPQTSEERIRKIDDLSSGFIYLLSSSATTGSALDVSDKITSYYERVKSMNLKNPLIIGFGISDNQSFMRASKYANGAIVGSAFVKTLKADGSDYLSHIDGFINNIRSRNASSN
- the trpB gene encoding tryptophan synthase subunit beta, which translates into the protein MGNSKYRISENGYYGDFGGAYIPEMLYPNVEELRLNYESIIASEDFQKEFKSLLKDYVGRPSPLYYARRLSERYGANIFLKREDLNHTGAHKVNNTVGQILLAQKLGKKRIIAETGAGQHGVATATVCALKGLECVVYMGEIDIERQAPNVARMKMMGATVIPSTSGSKTLKDATNEAMRDWINNPEDTHYIIGSVVGPHPYPEMVAQFQSIISEETKKQLKEHTGSEFPDYVLACVGGGSNAMGMFYHFLDDENVKLIAAEAAGLGIESGHSAATSKLGKEGVLHGSKTILMQTEDGQVVEPYSISAGLDYPGIGPQHAHLHKVKRAEYVSITDDEALQACMLLSKLEGIIPAIESAHALAQLEKMKFEGGENVVVCLSGRGDKDLATFMKYFNL